tctagctgtgcgtcggtcacaacccacagaaagttcatatgcccgggatatgtgctgttggatgcgacaactgtcgccaaagaaacccagatatacaattttgttctattccaaaagatttagggaatgactgacctgttaagtgaaatgcaacacgttgatacaatcgtgaataattactgtgtcttattaaagctaaactctcctgagcaagctagagtgctaatagctagcaagctgttttgccccttactaaaggctttagctataactcgttagcccatattggcactcttaaccaccactaaaataacacggttgataatcgctgtttgaattacttacatgacctgtgtgatcacatacatattttttgtctccagatcccatatcttggtgtcgttcacccatcctgcaactgcatattgataggcatttgtactcttgaaatctccggtgtatggggatggattatgtacaagatacatgtaaatgtcgggaaaagaaagttggtgGCAGACActttgcagactttaagggacaaaataaagttgaagttaataaatatggatcgcagccaataatcaatgccttttcccaatatcgctgtccttctgtcttatttagatgtgctatcagcTATCAGCTACAGGtcgctagcttgctcaggacagtttaggtttgataagacacagtaattattcacgattgtatcaccgccaaaaacaaatcctaaaggagacaacacataaaaaagcacatgcttagattttagtatgaatagcagtggcgattttagcccgaaatttgtggtggggcaattttgtatgaagaTATGTTCGTTGTCATGACCGTGTTCGCCAGCTAACCAACCACTAgaatttaaaaagtctaaatttgaagaaactataaacagaaaacaatactattataatattattattataattattatattattactatatattattatatatgactacctagctactattggttacaaaaatcttataattttgATGTGCTCCTCTGGTTAAACCctggcccctccttggcccccctagtaaaaattgtctagaaccgccactggtggctgttttttcctcccctcagaAAAGCAATCGATACCTCTGCAGTTATGTGTAGAAACATTTAGACAGGTAATTATATCAACTTACTTCACATGTGACGTCTCTGGTTGAGTGTCTCCTGCTGAGCAAGAGAGTCCTGCCTGCGTCTGGTGCTGAGCCTTGATGACCAGGAAGGGGCACTTCACTGAGGGGACAGAAACATGGAGAGCAGAAGGTGAGTCCGGATGatggcatcagtgtgtgtttgtgtttgcatgtgtctgtttgaattTTTCACATGTCTGATGTAGAAGAGGGTGTatgctgtgctgtctgtctctttgcatttgtttgtgtgtgtgtacctttctgGTGTAAAAAAGCATGTAGGCagtgctggctctctctctgagtaCAGCCTCCTGAGTGGTGGGGGAGACTTCCTCATCATTTAGAGAGAGCCAGAGTCCCCCTTCCTCGGCACAGTCACTTGTGTAATGACCTGGAGGTGTCAGTGAACCACAGATCAgaaaccaacacactcacacactcatatttacctgtgtgtgctccttatagagtctgtgtttctgtgatgtcCACACTCATACAAAAATATGGGTcttatttgcctgtgtgtgtgtgtgtgtgtgtcttaccgcAGTCCGTATTGGTCCCAATGTGGCTCAGCACGCTCATTAAGGAGTAGGTGGAGCTGCCTCCCTCCTGACAGGAGAAACACAAGTGTCATTTATACATCATGGGGCTCATGTTGTTTACACACTATCACTATACGATACCATACTTACATTACAACCGTTCAGTACCACCATAGTGGAACACTCATAGtaatacacacatgaacacattactCATTTCACTACCCTCAATAACTCATGTAACCTTTTTCACATAAATGACTTCCACTTGAGCCAAACTAAGATCTCAGCCTaagtgtctccctgtgtgtctcaccaccttctctctctctgtccctgcctctAGCTCCTGAGTGATGGAGGATGCTGGgtaaaaggaaggaaggagggaaagatgaGCTTCTTCTACAGCATCAACTCAGTCACCTCTGACTATCGATTTTAAATTAATAGTTTACATGCAAAGATGCTAGTGTTTTTGAGAATCTATACACTATCATAAAACATAATATTGTGATTTCTTACACCCCTAATCAGCATGTGTGTTCTGTAGGAATCAGACCCATaaccttggtgttgttgttaGCAATGGTTCTGCGAGTTGAGGCACAGGGACACACGCAAGTTCATTGGTTCGACGTGTGTGACACAGCGTCCActgtgagcagagaggagactTGCCTTCAGAGGAAGACGCCCCCTCTAGAACAGAGGGGGCTGCAGGGCAGCAGCCTGATCCTGCACTGGGGGCCGGAACCTGAGGGGACTCGCCACACCTTCCTGCAATGTCCTCAGTCCTGAAAACacattattagtgtgtgtgtgtgtgtgtatgtgtgtgtgtgtgtgtgtgtgagagagagggagagagagagagagagagagagagagagagagagagagagagagagaaacacagttaGAAAATATATTCTACTGTGATAAATTCAAATCACTCCCTAAGTCTATTTTACACAAGCCCCCTGGTGGACCACAAAGGCTAAGGCTGTTCCATGTGAACGGTTATTAGCCTGAGAGGACTCCCAAATCTTTCCTGCCAAGTCCTCAGTACTGGAAACACACATTATcattgtgtgcgtgagtgtgtgtgtgtgtgtgtgtgtgtgagagagagagagagagagagagagagagagagaagcacagttaCAAAATATTTCACTGTTACATGTAAGGCCCATACAACTCCCGAAGCCTATTTTTCATCAGATCTTCAGTATTTTTTCGCCGCCTGGTGGACCTTCAAGTCTAAGACTGTTACATGTGAACAGGTATTTTCATAACAAATCTCCAAATGAatagaatcatttaaaatagaCAGGGTATAGATAGGTAGTCTTGAGTCTGTTCCATTTCTCGGCtacatgcatgtatgggtgggtgtgtgtttgtgcttgattgtttgtgaatgtgtgtgcatgtgtgcgcatgcttgtttgtatgtgtgtgtgtttaagtgtatcaCCACCTTTGTTTGATCTGGAGCTCTGTCTCCAGCTGAAGCGGTGCCATGCTTTTGGTGAGGGTGAAGGGGCAAAACCTCTTCAGGTGTAAAATGAGAAccctagagagaaagagaataattATAATCTGGTCCATAGGAGATATCTCTCCATCAGGACCAATGCCAGTGGAATGAATGATTGGCTGCTGTAGGTTACTCTGGTAAACAGGAGGAGTACAGGAGTAACTCCGTTACATTGGTGGCAatggtgtttgtacatgtgtctcatgtgtttcacatgtgtcttgtgtgtttctcGAGTGTTTCTCATGTGTCACTGGTGTGTCTCATGTGTCTCTCATATGTCTCGTGTGTTGGTGCTTAAGTGGAGGTCAGTGGAGGCAGGCAAACTTACTGAGGTAGTGTGTAGAAACTACACCTCAGGCTCGACACCTGACCCCCACACTGCTCGCACCTGTACTCAACTTCTGATTCCTGTGGGCACAAACACATGTGACAaaccaatttgtgtgtgtgtgtgtgtgtgtgtgtgtgagagtgtgtgtgtgtgtgtgtgtgtgtgtgtgtgtgtgctctgactacATTGTGTGTATAGAGATTGAGATTGACTGTTAGTAACGTACGTTGAAGTAAAGCTCCAGGCTGTTTTGGACTGTGCCCTGCGCAACCATTTGGAGGGAGAGGTAGGTGGagatctcctccctcctgctctcaactccacagctgctcaacaaacaaaaacacacatgaggGCTACAGATCAATGCTTCACACACAGGAATGATGTCTGTAGATCTGCCATTATATCAGCCTGACTGACCTTCTGCAAGATCTTATGTGCTGGAGCTggaaggagagcagagtgtCCACTGGGCACTGATAGGACACATCCCCCATCTGGAGGGTGTGCCCAATGTCCTTGAGGCCCAGAAGACACTCCGAGAGGAACTCATGGgcgtcctgcacacacacaagcacatatatgacaaacacacagatgcatacggACATCAAACATGTcaacatgaacatgtgtgtgttctcacgtTCTGTGAGTTCCCCTTGAATTCTTGGTTGCGCAGGGCGATGCAGtccttcagctccatcagcaCTGCCGCCTTCAGCTCCCTGTCCGTGGATGCCCTCAGGCACCAGAGACCCACAAAGGagctatggagagagagagggggttgaggggagtgtttatgtttgtgttcatgggataatttatgtctgtgtgcaaatgtgcatttgtgtgcatgggtgtgtgtttgtatgtgagtgaatgtgtgtgtgtttgaatgtgattATATgttagtttgtgagtgtgtgtgtgagcgtgtgtatgtgagcgtgtcagtgagtgtatgtgtgtgtgtatgtgagtgtgtgtgtgtgtatgtgtatgtgagcgtgtcagtgagtttgtgtgtttgtacttacCTGAGGAGCAGTGCTGAGGGCTCCTGAGTACTGTGTTTCTATATGACATTTACGAGTGTATATAAGCTCATAGAGGTGTGATATGGGAACAAAGACTGCAGCTGGATCTTATAGTGAATCTATatgatgtttctgtctgtgatgTGACACAGTAGCTATGACAACATGAGGAACAGCAGTATGGAGTGGTGAGGCAGCATTAGGGAAGTTAGTGAGGGCACATATGTGTGTCGTGTCCTGAATCAGCACTCACTGGTCCAGGGGGTCACAGCCTTTTGGGGTGTCCGGGCTGGGGACCTCCTTTACTGTGCTGGAGATCTGGTGACATGGAAAAACACTCCTGGCTGAGTTTGGCTTTTAACCTTAAAGTGTCTACATTCCACAAACAAATATAAGTTCATGTAAGTTTAATTGTCTAACAGTATATGTCTAACAATCGTATGTGTCACACAAAATAGTTGAGCCAAACTTTGATTATAAACTGCTAATTAGATGCTAATTAGATGACTGTAACTAAAGTGAAGATTGCTCCTGCAGATGCAGGTGTAATAGAAGGGAAGTCCAtctatgttgccatggttacctgAGGGACCCCCCCTGACACAGGGCTTGGCTCCAGGCTGTCCAGAATAAAGAGAGACATGAGAACTttagtcagcacacacacacacacacacacacacacacacacacacacacacacacacacacacacacacacacacacacacacacacacacacacacacacacagcaacatgcatacacacacacacttagaatcCCACAGAATCAGATTCACTCGCACTGGTGTACTCTTACATCGCAGGTATACCAGCATCCCCAGTCTTGTTTTTTCTAAACAATCTCCTCAGCCAGTGACAAGGCCTCCTGTGTGAGAGattagagagatgagaggactAACAAGACTTTTGGTTAACCTCAATTCAATGTTATTCATAatattattcatattcatagtATTATTGGTTTTGTTTTACATAGTACCATTAACATCCACTTCaccaatacataaacacacatacacacacacaacagtttaCCTCTCCAAGCATTGCTCTGCCTGGACTTTCTTCCTCTGGTTAAAAAGGATGGACATATCAGCATTAATTTACTTAATAGAATTAAAAACCAATGATTTGATACAAaggtcatcattattattattattgcttcattagcctattattactgttgttttcttttaccTTCCTCAGAGGAATACAAGGACAGCAAAGCATCTTTATATACTGTAGTGGTCACCTCAATCACAAATCCAATTATGAATCGATGTCAAATTCCAGACCATTTTATACTCGCGCTATGGCAAATGTATGACACGGCAATCAGTCTTTGTGACGTAATGACAACACATAGTCAAACTCCAGTCAAAGACCTACCGTGGGCATTCTGAACCGAATTAATATTCTCCAAGGATATCGTTCCCCATAATTACAATGTAGACCAATAGACTGCTTCCGTGTCGTTTCACATGGAACTGAAGGCAGAAAGTCTTTGCCTCCCTTAGACTTGTACATGCAAAACAATCCATGACTTTCtcaatgttattaaaataacttaacagtatatatataatgtcaGCGTATTTTTTAGTACACTGTAGCGGTCACATAACCTTGGCCCTACtacaaaatatatttccacCAACATGATCACATGAGTCACTATAGAGATTTACTTTAACTAGGGTTTTCGCCCATAAAGACTGGTCACTGAAGGCGTGTATCAACCAGATATGATTTAATATAATCCGACAGATCAAGTGAAATAACACGTCTTTGTTTTGCTTGAAATAGTAGCGACAACAATTCCCTCAGGTTTTGACTGGATGaagatataaaaacaaaaatgtcagaTGTTAAGTAGCTACTCTAatgcagaggtcttcaaccgggggtccgcgacccccagggggtctgcggaggtactgcagggggtccgccaaattatttcatctgaagcattttttccctcttccaaaaatgtaaaacgtccaataggctacataaacataaacagaacgtaaaatggctttctattcgttaaaaataatacataggctacccatgagtcttcacgcgataatttgatcaccatggcaacataggcCTATGCACTTTTAGCCATAGATacatataaaggctagatgtctcgttcaacggagtcgaacgtccgcacatggcggccatcttgccccggtcagttcgctcacccataacattgtgttggtattggtatgtactttttaaataaccataacttgctcaattttcaacggatttttaaacgggttggtttcttacaaacgtttttaacgtggttataattcgggatgctttttggatatttttaagaaaataacataattattcataagtatgcagtgtcataactacatctctgacgtttataacagccatgtttgttgaaaacgaattcaacccgtgtgttggtgacgtgattgattacgttacggttgatcatctgtccatcatcgtataaagcccgccctgacggTCCGCCatcatttctccccaacggagcgatgccagaccgaacttccagacctcaaatgttgtgggcggggctaagttcggatggtatccaggctagtaaCCTACACCAGTATAAAAAGTTGTTCAGTTCCCCTTTTCGCAAAAAGAAGCTTTAACTTCCGCCTTTGATAGTGCAGGAAAAGTATCGTAAAAATTGTGTCACTTTTCTGAGTGGAAACACATCATGaaattaaatatgaaatgttgTGTTTAATATGAATGTAATGAAAGAAAATTATCAAGCCTGGATAAACGAAAGAGTTCGAGCGGTATGAACAAGAAATCAGTGCCCTAATTATTTTAAAGACAGCGCTCATTTCACTTACAGTCCTTGCCTGTTCGAAACATGGTCATACAGATCCGACTTGCTGCAGGTTCAACTTTAGCTGAGTAATGAATCTGTCGTACCAAATCCCCCCTGTGGCAGGTTACACTGATTTTATGCAACCCTATAATAACGGTCTACGCCCGGCTGTGACATGTGGTCAGTGTTGCAGTGTTGATCAGGAGAGGTCTACAAGCCAGCGGCCGGCCTACCCCCTCCAGTGAAAATCAAGTTTGTccatacaatgttttttttttatatgatacTCAACATAGGCCCTATTGGAACTGCCGTGTACCAATGACAGTCTCAAAAACACGGAATcagacagcctgggtttcataCATCACACACCTAAGGAACCAATCGCTTGAATTTGCGGGGTGGGGCTTTACATGTTATTAGCATGAGACTATGTCGAAATGAGAGCtatcagaagagaagagagactgtAAAATACTGGCAGCAGAGACGCCAGTATTTTACAGTGCATCTACTGTAATTTATTTTAACAGTATACTGGATTAGCCTGTATGGCAGTAGGATAACTGGGTTTTAAGGTAATTCTACAGTATATGCATTTTACTGTTCATACAGTGGagcgatagtggttcaggaggtagaggaatcGTTCAACAATCGGAAGGTGCTACTCCAATTCCGACACTAATGATGTTAATGTATCCACAgtaggctggagtgtgtgtgtgtgtgtgtgtgggggggggggggggtctagatGTATCACAAGTGGTATGAACATATGTGTCTgataccccgtttacacgatgggaaaacgcatatattctcatgcgttttggcctttcatttacacgaaaacggaggttttatcacggaaaacgatcatttctaaaaactccggccaaagtggagatttctgaaaactccgttttagtgtttgcgtgtgaactaggtcaaacggagttttaggttctcaaacgtcacagtatgcgactaaaaatgcatcacatcatgtgtcctattgtttacagttagtttgcttactgatcatggatgctgttaaggtagtgctcatttatacgttaatgcaaacgcctgtttgtatttacaaacacaactgcttttctatatggaggagcagaggcgaagatccgaccagggcgaactgctgtctggtgggaaaacttcgagaaagaagtcgtcctcccggacgaatggcatgagaacttccgaatgttgcgctcatcactactgtctctttcggagttactgcatccctccatagaagggcgtatttatgcgggctcatgtaaacagaaacttttttgaaaacgatgttgtgtgtacgacgttatttttgaaaacggaggggcagaaatattcgtttctgtaaatacccggctatgtgtaaatgtggtctgaGAATCTGGTGGTGAAGATGGTGTCaccagtggagtgtgtggatgggtgtatgtgtgaacatATCCACAGtaggctgaagtgtgtgtgtgtgtgtacatatccaCAGTaggctgaaatgtgtgtgtgtgtgtgtgtgtgtgtgtgtgtgtgtgtgtgtgtgtgtgtgtgtgtgtgtgtgtgtgtgtgtgtgtgtgtgtgtgtgtgtgtgtgtgtgtgtgtgtgtggtgaacataTCCACAgcagactggagtgtgtgaaaCACTGGGTTTTTGGTTTATTCGGGCAAGTATGCGTTTGtttgggggggacgggggggggttCAGCAGCAGGACTTGATGGTACTGAGCTGTTTTAGCGCTCCGGTCCTGGGGAGACCCCACCAAGGAGGCCAGCTtgatgtgggtgtgggggggcagGTCCAACAGCCTCTCACAGAACCCTTATCTAGTGtttgagaggaaggggagatgCACCATTAGagcactgacatacacacagtaaggtTATAGTCCTTGTTTCAAGGTAAGACGGACTTGACAGGATGATGGCTAATCTTGAGCACTGCTATGGGTCTGTCAgcatgctgtctgtgtctgtggtgtggagtTTGGACAGGACACTGGGGCTCTGTATCTGACCATCATGGATTTTTACGACAAACTGGGTCGTAACCTAACAACTGGGTGGCTGActgttttttcctcccctcagaAAAGCAATCGATACCTCTGCAATTATGTGTAGAAACATTTAGACAGGTAATTATATCAACTTACTTCACATGTGACGTCTCTGGTTGAGTGTCTCCTGCTGAGCAGGAGAGTCCTGCCTGCGTCTGGTGCTGAGCCTTGATGACCAGAAAGGGGCACTTCACTGAGGGGACAGAAACATGGAGAGCAGAAGGTGAGTCCGGATGatggcatcagtgtgtgtttgtgtttgcatgtgtgtgtttgaatttttCACATTTCTGATGTAGAAGAGGGTGTatgctgtgctgtctgtctctttgcatttgtttgtgtgtgtgtacctttctgGTGTAAAAAAGCATGTAGGCAGTGCTGGCTCTATCTCTGAGTACAGCCTCCTGAGTGGTGGGGGAGACTTCCTCATCATTTAGAGAGAGCCAGAGTCCCCCTTCCTCGGCACAGTCACTTGTGTAATGACCTGGAGGTGTCAGTGAACCACAGATCAgaaaccaacacactcacacactcatatttacctgtgtgtgctccttatagagtctgtgtttctgtgatgtcCACACTCATACAAAAATATGGGTcttatttgcctgtgtgtgtgtgtgtgtgtgtcttaccgcAGTCCGTATTGGTCCCAATGTGGCTCAGCACGCTCATTAAGGAGTAGGTGGAGCTGCCTCCCTCCTGACAGGAGAAACACAAGTGTCATTTATACATCATGGGGCTCATGTTGTTTACACACTATCACTATACGATACCATACTTACATTACAACCGTTCAGCACCACCATAGTGGAACACTCATAGtacaacacacatgaacacattactCATTTCACTACCCTCAATAACTCATGTAACCTTTTTCACATAAATGACTTCCACTTGAGCCAAACTAAGATCTCAGCCTaagtgtctccctgtgtgtctcaccaccttctctctctctgtccctgcctctAGCTCCTGAGTGATGGAGGATGCTGGgtaaaaggaaggaaggagggaaagatgaGCTTCTTCTACAGCATCAACTCAGTCACCTCTGACTATCGATTTTAAATTAATAGTTTACATGCAAAGATGCTAGTGTTTTTGAGAATCTATACACTATCATAAAACATAATATTGTGATTTCTTACACCCCTAATCAGCATGTGTGTTCTGTAGGAATCAGACCCATaaccttggtgttgttgttaGCAATGGTTCTGCGAGTTGAGGCACAGGGACACACGCAAGTTCATTGGTTCGGCGTGTGTGACACAGCGTCCActgtgagcagagaggagactTGCCTTTAGAGGAAGACGCCCCCTCTAGAACAGAGGGGGCTGCAGGGCAGCAGCCTGATCCTGCACTGGGGGCCGGAACCTGAGGGGACTCGCCACACCTTCCTGCAATGTCCTCAGTCCTGAAAACacattattagtgtgtgtgtgtgtgtgtgtgtgtgagagagagggagagagagagagagagagagagagagagagaaacacagttaGAAAATATATTCTACTGTGATAAATTCAAATCACTCCCTAAGTCTATTTTACACAAGCCCCCTGGTGGACCACAAAGGCTAAGACTGTTCCATGTGAACGGTTATTAGCCTGAGAGGACTCCCAAATCCTTCCTGCCAAGTCCTCAGTCCTGGAAACACACATTATcattgtgtgcgtgagtgtgtgtgtgtgtgtgtgtgtgtgtgagagagagagagagagagagagagagagagagaagcacagttaCAAAATATTTCACTGTTACATGTAAGGCCCATACAACTCCCGAAGCCTATTTTTCATCAGATCTTCAGTATTTTGTCGCCGCCTGGTGGACCTTCAAGGCTAAGACTGTTACATGTGAACAGGTATTTTCATAACAAATCTCCAAATGAatagaatcatttaaaatagaCAGGGTATAGATAGGTAGTCTTGAGTCTGTTCCATTTCTCGGCtacatgcatgtatgggtgggtgtgtgtttgtgcttgattgtttgtgaatgtgtgtgcatgtgcgcgcatgcttgtttgtatgtgtgtgtgtttaagtgtatcaCCACCTTTGTTTGATCTGGAGCTCTGTCTCCAGCTGAAGCGGTGCCATGCTTTTGGTGAGGGTGAAGGGGCAAAACCTCTTCAGGTGTAAAATGAGAAccctagagagaaagagtataaTTATAATCTGGTCCATAAGAGATATCTCTCCATCAGGACCAATGCCAGTGGAATGAATGATTGGCTGCTGTAGGTTACTCTGGTAAACAGGAGGAGTACAGGAGTAACTCCGTTACATTGGTGGCAatggtgtttgtacatgtgtctcatgtgtttcacatgtgtcttgtgtgtttctcGAGTGTTTCTCATGTGTCACTGGTGTGTCTCATGTGTCTCTCATATGTCTCGTGTGTTGGTGCTTAAGTGGAGGTCAGTGGAGGCAGGCAAACTTACTGAGGTAGTGTGTAGAAACTACACCTCAGGCTCGACACCTGACCCCCACACCGCTCGCACCTGTACTCAACTTCTGATTCCTGTGGGCACAAACACATGTGACAaaccaatttgtgtgtgtgtgtgtgtgtgagagagagtgtgtgtgtgtgtgtgtgtgtgtgctctgactacATTGTGTGTATAGAGATTGAGATTGACTGTTAGTAACGTACGTTGAAGTAGAGCTCCAGGCTGTTTTGGACTGTGCCCTGCGCAACCATTTGGAGGGAGAGGTAGGTGGagatctcctccctcctgctctcaactccacagctgctcaacaaacaaaaacacacatgaggGCTACAGATCAATGcttcacacacaggaataatgTCTGTAGATCTGCCATTATATCAGCCTGACTGACCTCCTGCAAGATCTTATGTGCTGGAGCTggaaggagagcagagtgtCCACTGGGCACTGATAGGACACATCCCCCATCTGGAGGGTGTGCCCAATGTCCTTGAGGCCCAGAAGACACTCCGAGAGGAACTCATGGgcgtcctgcacacacacaagcacatatatgacaaacacacagatgcatacggACATCAAACATGTcaacatgaacatgtgtgtgttctcacgtTCTGTGAGTTCCCCTTGAATTCTTGGTTGCGCAGGGCGATGCAGtccttcagctccatcagcaCTGCCGCCTTCAGCTCCCTGTCCGTGGATGCCCTCAGGCACCAGAGACCCACAAAGGagctatggagagagagagggggttgaggggagtgtttatgtttgtgttcatgggataatttatgtctgtgtgcaaatgtgcatttgtgtgcatgggtgtgtgtttgtatgtgagtgaatgtgtgtgtgtttgaatgtgattATATgttagtttgtgagtgtgtgtttgaatgtgattATATgttagtttgtgagtgtgtgtgtgagcgtgtgtatgtgagcgtgtcagtgagtgtatgtgtgtgtgtatgtgagtgtgtgtgtgtgtatgtgtatgtgagcgtgtcagtgagtttgtgtgtttgtacttacCTGAGGAGCAGTGCTGAGGGCTCCTGCCTCCATGTCTCCTcctgcaggagcagctggaTGCAGAGGGGCTGCAGAGCGAACAGACACTGCAGGGTGGAGTTGATATAGCAGGTCT
Above is a genomic segment from Clupea harengus chromosome 15, Ch_v2.0.2, whole genome shotgun sequence containing:
- the LOC116223727 gene encoding ubiquitin carboxyl-terminal hydrolase 37-like, with the protein product MELKDCIALRNQEFKGNSQNDAHEFLSECLLGLKDIGHTLQMGDVSYQCPVDTLLSFQLQHIRSCRSCGVESRREEISTYLSLQMVAQGTVQNSLELYFNESEVEYRCEQCGGQVSSLRCSFYTLPQVLILHLKRFCPFTLTKSMAPLQLETELQIKQRTEDIAGRCGESPQVPAPSAGSGCCPAAPSVLEGASSSEASSITQELEAGTEREKVEGGSSTYSLMSVLSHIGTNTDCGHYTSDCAEEGGLWLSLNDEEVSPTTQEAVLRERASTAYMLFYTRK
- the LOC116223689 gene encoding ubiquitin carboxyl-terminal hydrolase 37-like; the encoded protein is MSLFILDSLEPSPVSGGVPQISSTVKEVPSPDTPKGCDPLDQSTVQLVEESRSPSRGRKKRARSAPVALLIAPEAPESRARTPPVTLLIAPEAPESRARTPPVTLLIAPEAPERKPHVLPAQQLKCRGLPNLGQTCYINSTLQCLFALQPLCIQLLLQEETWRQEPSALLLSSFVGLWCLRASTDRELKAAVLMELKDCIALRNQEFKGNSQNDAHEFLSECLLGLKDIGHTLQMGDVSYQCPVDTLLSFQLQHIRSCRSCGVESRREEISTYLSLQMVAQGTVQNSLELYFNESEVEYRCERCGGQVSSLRCSFYTLPQVLILHLKRFCPFTLTKSMAPLQLETELQIKQRTEDIAGRCGESPQVPAPSAGSGCCPAAPSVLEGASSSKASSITQELEAGTEREKVEGGSSTYSLMSVLSHIGTNTDCGHYTSDCAEEGGLWLSLNDEEVSPTTQEAVLRDRASTAYMLFYTRK